tataaatggtaaataaatacgaatatatatagtttgctatataatatactgttatgatttttattatgatatattgtgaaagttttaaaacgtacgatatgatgtgagattattgtacatgtgattttatcacggaaaaatgtgaaatattgtgatttgtcttcggacgtgatgtgtggtacaatatgatgtgagattattgtacatgtgaggcaagtcggaacctagcctttggccgggcgaaagttacgatacagttagagctctagtctgtctgccatagtactgcatgaggtaacgggtggttatctgatcatgggtactcagcttgttttggatgttgggtggcgggtggttacccaacatcagcggtatactaagtgaggggtaacagacgtgtaccagcgctcattagttaccattttgtgaaagtattagagtaaccagatgggttgctcgttttctcatgattttcattttactgtgttgatgtggagttgtgtcttttatgagacgagagttattttaatattttactcatacgagctgtaaagcttaccgggtttgtgttgcaatcccggtgcaccaatttcaatggtgtaggggatacttccgcaggtgctgagtagtggtgattgagtgacgactccgaagactcgaagtcgatcgcatccagtcgtggtgaggttccagcgtggattgtgtgtgatttggtgtgattttatttgtgaggttgtgagaattatacaattccatttgttatatgttgaattatcatttgggtttgtaataatcggcttgacagagttatattttaaactcagatatgatccgctgcgacattaaaatgatttcgatttcattgagattattttgtgtttaacgattttaagattttgagttttgaagctcgaaattttagggtcgttacaacaGCACCTGCTTTCATCAATGCCTCGGGGATTCCCTGCAACATACCATACATGGTGACAATTTGAATGATACCTGATttctaagaaaaaaaatgaatagaTCAAGATAACCACATACACCATATATCTTTCTCTTGTTAATCACTAGttaaaagtaaatgaaaaaagTCAAAAATGTAATATTAAATTGATTAATAGCAAGGATAAGAATCAATAGAAACATATAGGATAAGAACTCATGAAACTCTCCAGGAACTCAGGAAGCAAAGGCAgttgatttgatatatcattAACAACAATATATAGGCCCAAAGGCAGTAAAAAGAATATTCATGAGAAAAAAGCACCACACTGAATAACTTTTACAAGTCTCAGTGTCATAAACAAAATTCTACCTCTCGTATATACCAGAACGCTGACGCTTGGTTTATGTCTTGTGCTATAGCTCCATCAGAAATCAAACCACCTTCCATCGCATGAACTAGGAAGGCTTCAAGCTTCTCTCTGTCTCCAAATATGTCACATGATTAATGTATAtacaagcatgtcacttaatCACTTATACTGTCTAGACTATAGAGATTATTTTTACAATGAGGTGTCAGCATTTTTGTACcattaattaattcaaaatttgatgtTTGAACTAAAATAAATAGCAATCAGAATTTGGTTCAGCCACTTCAATATATCTGAacccaaaagaaaattaatttaaacaaCGGCCCAGAAGCTTTCTCATCCAAGCaggttaaaaaatatatatggaaaATGGGTTACCTGTCATAAGTTTCATCACTGCCTGTTGtctcaatcaaaacataaaagttGTGAATTGTGGGAGGTAATGGATTGCGAATACCATCCAAATGATTCAGAACCTGCCAGATCAAATACAAGAAGTGTTCAAAATGATTAAGTTTGCACAGAACATGCAATTGTATGCTGTGAATTTAGTATCTGAACAGGAGTTTATTAGCATTGCATTGAAAAGAAATTAAGTAAAGTTCCAGTTGTAAGTTTGGATGTCAAACGAACTATGGATTCTtcagaatctcaaaaaaaaaaaaacttcaagaatgaaaacaataaaaagagTGGAAGCCATCCAAGAATTAAAGCTATAAGTGgaaagaaatttaaaaaaaaattcccaaAGAAAACTGACCAAGTCGAGAGCATTGCTATCCAAGAATTCAAAGGCAGATAGAATCTCCCCAAGTTTCCTCTTTGCTTCTACTAGAAGTTTCTGATAACAATGAGAGTACGGTGAGTTCAACAGAGTGATCAAATGAAACAATTACAAAACTGGATCTCAACATCCACACACTATTGGGCTTAATGTCAGCCTGAAGAAGCACAAAAATTTCCAAGAAACTAATTACCTGGCAGCTAAAGTAATCTTGGCATGCGAGGAAAGCTACATTCACTGAAAATAACTTAGGAGGGGTAAGAATGGAAACCTTGGTCACAATTCCCAAAGATCCTTCACTTCCTGCATCAGTAGTAAACAACAATTGTGATCAGATTCATTTGGAACCCATTGTCTTCAacacaaataaaaaataaagtgTCTGACAGACCTATGAACAAATGCTTTAGGTCATAGCCTGTATTATCCTTCCGTAAAGTCCCAAGCATGTCGAGAACATCACCATTAGCCAAAACAGCTTCCAAACCTGTGATCCACAAAATATAGGTTGGTACAGAACTAATAATAGGAAAGATTCACTAAGAATCATGACATTTAAGTTGcacaaatttcaagtttctagGCAGTCTTAATTAAGTTATGAGTAAAAGCTTATTCTTTTCAGCTGAagcaaaacaagaacaaagcGGTGTAATGTTGAGTGCATTCTATACTCAGATCACAAAGAGCAGAACTTCTCACCAAGTACGGTTCCATGAAGTGATCCATAGCGCACAAGGCGCAAACCACCCGCATTGGTTGACACGTTTCCACCAATCTGGCAGCTACCTTTTGCACCCAAGTCCAGTGGCATTATAAATCTGGAGGGAAGCATAACATGCTCAATTGCAATGATAATGGAGATATGCTAGATTTACTTGAGGTGTAATACCAAAAGGGCTTGTGTAAGAACACTTTAGAACAGTATACAGCAAACTTGGAATCAATCACGTTGCATAGCCAGAGATAAGATTTGTCGAAAGAAGGATCTAATTACTAATGATGAAAAGAGAGTGAGCAGGTCGGAGGAGATATAAGTACTAATGCTGTAGCTTTGTTTATAGGCATTTGAAAACACATGCAGGTGTAAGCAAACGGCGTGATAATTTACAGAAAATTACCCTTGGTTGTCCAAGAAAGTAATCAGATTTTCCAAAATGCATCCTGCCTCGCATACGAGTATACCACTCACCTGAAAGCAGACATCAGAGAATCACTTCATAAGCATGCATTTTTGTTCTGCAACCATTGCTAAAATAAGCTTCCGGAATTGTTGGAGTACCAGAACtaaataagtgtcgctgcatgtcTACCTTGTCAAAAGATATTACTTTATTCATCATACTCATATTGATAACCACCTGAAAAAGTACAGAACATTAAGCTTATCAGGTGAATTCGTTAGAAGCATGTAAGGGTTTGAACAAACCACACAGCTTATCATACCACAATCAATGAAAGATCGCATCATAATGAGAGCCACAAATATAGCTATCATTT
This genomic interval from Argentina anserina chromosome 1, drPotAnse1.1, whole genome shotgun sequence contains the following:
- the LOC126793271 gene encoding D-2-hydroxyglutarate dehydrogenase, mitochondrial isoform X2; this translates as MWLRMRRGWLLRIQIGCRSIEARVSQILKYCNSRSLAVVPQGGNTGLVGGSVPVFDEVVINMSMMNKVISFDKVSGILVCEAGCILENLITFLDNQGFIMPLDLGAKGSCQIGGNVSTNAGGLRLVRYGSLHGTVLGLEAVLANGDVLDMLGTLRKDNTGYDLKHLFIGSEGSLGIVTKVSILTPPKLFSVNVAFLACQDYFSCQKLLVEAKRKLGEILSAFEFLDSNALDLVLNHLDGIRNPLPPTIHNFYVLIETTGSDETYDREKLEAFLVHAMEGGLISDGAIAQDINQASAFWYIREGIPEALMKAGAVYKYDLSLPVEKMYDLVDEMRTRLGDSANVVGYGHLGDGNLHLNVSTPQYDDKTLSQIEPFVYEWTSAHRGSISAEHGLGLMKANKIFYSKPTATVKVMASIKKLLDPKGILNPYKVLPHSFHSHS